TCAATTATATTGGTAATAGTTGTGTATAAAAATAGTAGTGTAATGATGCCAAAGCCAAGTTTTCCTCGCTGACTTCTCTGGCGATGAACAGATAAGGTGACTGCAAATGCAGCTGAAGTCATTAAAACAAGTACACCTGTTGCATAAGCTCCACCTTGAGCTTCGACATCGGCTTTAAAAAGAATAGTGACAACAAACGCAATCGTGATAAATACTACTACTAAAGGTCGTGCGGCTCTCGTCCAACTTGGTGCCATGCCATAACGCGGTAAGTAGCGGGGTACGATATTCAGCAACCCTGCCATTGCCGATGCACCTGCAAACCACAAAATTGTAATCGTACTGATGTCGTAAATAGTACCAAAGCTACCGCCTAGATATTGATGTGCTAAATAGGCTAGGGCGCGTCCATTTGCTTTACCTCCGGTTTGAAATTCTGCGGCTGGAATTAGTAAAGTAGTAACTAAGCTGCTGGTAAGTAAAAAGAAGCTCATAATCCCAGCAGCAGTAGTCAGCAGCTTGTGCGTATTCCGAATGCGTCCCTTGGGATGCTCAGAGATTTCATTATTGCCTTGTACTAGCGGCATAACAGTCACGCCAGTTTCAAAACCCGATAGTCCCAATGCCAGTTTCGGAAATACCAAGACAGCTATACCAACCATAATTAAAGGATTAGAATGCTGTGTGAAAAGTGCAGCTTGCCAGTCAGTAATCAAAGATGGGCGATTAAAGAGCTGAAACAGACCAACATTAATGACAATAAAGTTTAAAAATAGGTAAACTCCAACTAATAATACTGCTATCCCAATAGCTTCTCGAAAACCTCTCAAGAATACTGCTCCCAGCAATGCTATCAGTACTAGGGTAATAGCAACCTCTTGATGGTGGAGCAGACTTGGCATCAGCGGATTTTCGATGATGTGGGCAGTAGCATCAGCAGCTGAGAGGGTAATAGTGATGATAAAATCCGTTGCTACGAAACCGAGTAGGCAAAGTACGAATAGCTTGCCTTGCCACCAAGGAAGCAAATGTTCCAGCATGGCTATCGACCCTTCCCCATGAGGACTTTTGCCAGCTACACGCCGATAAATTGGCAATGCGCCAAACAATGTCAGCAGAACTAAAATCAAGGTAGCCAGAGGCGAAAGAGCGCCTGCTGCTAGTGCGGCAATTCCAGGTTGATAGCCCAGTGTGGAGAAATAATCTACA
The genomic region above belongs to Calothrix sp. NIES-2098 and contains:
- a CDS encoding putative amino acid transporter, with amino-acid sequence MASLPKKKFSKQLIGWLLEEDQKPKEGPYRKAEAHRKHPWWQVMCLTGVDYFSTLGYQPGIAALAAGALSPLATLILVLLTLFGALPIYRRVAGKSPHGEGSIAMLEHLLPWWQGKLFVLCLLGFVATDFIITITLSAADATAHIIENPLMPSLLHHQEVAITLVLIALLGAVFLRGFREAIGIAVLLVGVYLFLNFIVINVGLFQLFNRPSLITDWQAALFTQHSNPLIMVGIAVLVFPKLALGLSGFETGVTVMPLVQGNNEISEHPKGRIRNTHKLLTTAAGIMSFFLLTSSLVTTLLIPAAEFQTGGKANGRALAYLAHQYLGGSFGTIYDISTITILWFAGASAMAGLLNIVPRYLPRYGMAPSWTRAARPLVVVFITIAFVVTILFKADVEAQGGAYATGVLVLMTSAAFAVTLSVHRQRSQRGKLGFGIITLLFLYTTITNIIERPEGIRIAGFFISAIIITSLVSRVWRSTELRVERIEIDEKARQLIAEQSRGAIRLIANRLNAGDEEEYFLKEKEVREDNHIPPTDPILFLEVMVADASEFTDVIQVQGVQVGDYRILRAESAAVPNAIAALLLYIRDQTGKIPHAYFGWVEGNPIQYLLRFILFGEGDVAVVTREVLRKAEKDPERRPGIHVGG